Proteins encoded by one window of Panicum virgatum strain AP13 chromosome 7N, P.virgatum_v5, whole genome shotgun sequence:
- the LOC120680459 gene encoding putative disease resistance protein At4g10780 → MCLQSLWVLDLRYTEWNDILFEGNMDIMINLRELNIEGFMSWQLISRLQGRLRYLQKLRIIKPTHKAETTSIDWYNSFMDKIDLKILDLSGNRDMKNLPANLSMAKSLQALITLGGLTRCYAESLHVHDAAISTNITSSYWYRLKWCHVERCPNLDMIFPAKAIDGRNRLQTIWASDLQMARCIWGKGLKSDWYINGSFQNLQHLHLRSCPRLQFALPVWVNSFPSLETLHIFGCGDLTHVFVLDELYSSGIVARGLSFQKLITIHLHDMPKLRQISEVKMIAPALETIRIRGCFGLRRLPALQGRGPRVKRPAVEMEKDVWEALEWDGLTAGHHPSLFEPPVHSRYYRRKRLLRGTVLR, encoded by the exons ATGTGTCTACAAAGCCTATGGGTGCTTGACTTACGTTACACAGAATGGAATGATATCTTATTTGAAGGAAATATGGATATCATGATTAACCTCAGGGAGCTAAATATTGAAGGATTCATGTCTTGGCAATTAATAAGTAGATTACAAGGAAGGTTGCGTTACCTCCAAAAGCTTCGGATAATCAAACCCACTCATAAAGCAGAGACAACATCAATAGATTGGTACAACTCATTCATGGACAAAATAGATCTGAAAATACTTGATTTGTCTGGTAATAGAGACATGAAAAATCTGCCAGCAAACTTATCAATGGCCAAGAGCCTCCAGGCACTTATCACTTTAGGTGGGCTAACAAGATGTTACGCCGAATCGCTGCACGTGCATGATGCCGCAATCAGCACTAACATAACCTCGTCGTACTGGTATCGCCTGAAGTGGTGCCATGTGGAGAGGTGCCCCAACTTGGATATGATCTTCCCTGCAAAGGCAATCGACGGTAGAAATCGACTGCAAACCATCTGGGCATCGGATCTCCAGATGGCCCGGTGCATTTGGGGCAAAGGTTTGAAAAGCGACTGGTATATAAATGGTTCCTTCCAAAATCTGCAGCACCTACACCTGCGCTCCTGCCCACGGCTCCAGTTCGCGCTACCGGTGTGGGTCAACTCCTTCCCCAGCTTGGAGACCCTCCACATCTTCGGCTGCGGCGACCTCACGCACGTCTTCGTGCTGGACGAATTGTACTCGTCGGGGATAGTCGCCCGCGGCTTATCGTTCCAAAAGCTGATCACCATCCACCTGCACGACATGCCGAAGCTGCGGCAGATATCTGAGGTTAAGATGATCGCACCGGCGCTCGAGACCATCAGGATCAGGGGGTGCTTCGGCCTGCGCCGGCTGCCGGCCTTGCAGGGCCGCGGGCCACGCGTGAAGAGACCAGCCGTCGAGATGGAGAAGGATGTCTGGGAGGCGCTGGAGTGGGACGGGCTtaccgccggccaccaccccaGCCTCTTCGAGCCGCCCGTGCACTCGCGCTACTACAGGAGGAAGCGCCTCCTCAGGGGCACCGTTCTCAG GTGA